The Megachile rotundata isolate GNS110a chromosome 11, iyMegRotu1, whole genome shotgun sequence genome includes a region encoding these proteins:
- the LOC100881344 gene encoding coiled-coil-helix-coiled-coil-helix domain-containing protein 2, with the protein MPRRSAPSRSARSAPARPISHPPAPAPAATPMMAQPQQPSLMGQMAATAGGVAIGSAVGHTIGHAVTGLFSGGSETAAAPAAAPVAQPAPAAPAGGACAWEVKQFLDCAQNQSDLTLCEGFNEALRQCKASNHLI; encoded by the exons ATGCCTCGACGATCTGCACCTTCAAGATC GGCTAGGTCGGCTCCAGCCAGGCCAATTTCTCATCCTCCAGCACCTGCTCCAGCAGCTACACCCATGATGGCCCAACCTCAACAGCCATCCCTCATGGGACAAATGGCTGCTACTGCAGGAGGTGTAGCCATTGGTTCAGCTGTTGGTCACACCATTGGACATGCTGTAACTGGACTCTTCAGTGGAGGTTCTGAAACAGCCGCTGCACCTGCTGCAGCCCCAGTAGCACAACCTGCTCCAGCTGCACCTGCTGGTGGTGCTTGTGCATGGGAGGTTAAACAATTCTTAGACTGTGCTCAGAACCAGTCAGATCTTACACTATGCGAAGGTTTCAATGAAGCTCTTCGTCAATGCAAAGCTTCTAATC atttaatttaa